CCATAGAGAGCGCACTTTCAGTATCAGGGTGTGGTTCAAAAACTCTAACTCTTACAACAATCTTGGTCACTGATTTTGATTTTGGATCCTATGTGTTTTTGGACAAGGATTTTGGCTATCTTAATTCGAAAATAGATTTTCTcaatttcttttttcaattattGGTAAAGCTTCATATTTTATCTTACATTTATTTTAAGTGggacaaaaaaatattaaattataaaaaatcatattttatcaaacaattaaaaaaaaaattggagagaATTACTATAGAAATCCTAAGAATTTGAGCAGCAAATGTAAATGTATTAAGTTTTTGAGCAGCAAATAGTCATGATATGGTCCTGTAAGCAGAATATCTATTTTTTGGGAGTTTGTTTGTTTGGTCTTGTGTGTTTTGGGAACTTtgttcaaccaaatagaacatcaGCATTATGATATGGGCTTTCAGCGTATGGGCTTCACAAGTTCAGTGGTGGACCAGTAGTTGTTGGGCCTATTAGGGTAGGGTTCAGAACCGGGCGGGTTATATCGCGAAGCTTCCGACCCATCTATCATCATGCTCTTGGTGGTATCGTGCACTTTCTCACTTCCTCTATTTCCTTCTCCGTTTATACCAATTTatgctcttttttctttctttctttcttccttgcttcttcttcttctcctgctGTAACTCCCCAACAACACAAAAACCTCAATAACACAAACCACACCCTATCTCTCCCTTTATATTAACAACACCAGATCactaatattaataattaatcacCGAGTGGATCAAAAGGTTCCTTCGGAGCAAATAAATTTTCGCACGGGCTGGGGACATGATGAGAGCAGCAAATATGGCTCTGGAATGTGTACCTTATCACCCTAACTACTAGCTCTAGATCAGGAGAGGAAAGAGCCCtcggtttttcttttctttttaatttttttatttgcacTTTTCTACACTCTTTTTGATAAACTCCATGGAGGACCAAGCGAATCAGAACCAAGGCCAAGGTCCTCCACCGCCGCAGCCTCCACCACTTCCGGCGCCGGAATCTGAACCACCggtggaggaggaggaagaggatgaagaaGACGATTccaagaaagaggaggaggaacttGTCGCCAAGGTTAACAGGCTCATGGAGAAGATTATCTCTGCGCCCGATAACCCTAAGCCCGCGGTTCTCCACGCCCTGGCCTCTATCCTCGAAACGCAAGAGTCACGGTGTGTTTtggctcttttctttctttcgttCGTTCGttcgttattgttattgtttaAAATTCGCGGCGGTTTTCAGTGTATTCGTTGTGTTTAGGTTTTCATAGAAAATATGAATTCAATTGTGTTTTTATTGTACCTGTATATGATCATTGATGCTAATGTGCCGTTGATGATTTATATTTTGGAATGTAGATACATGGAAGAGAATGGTTATTCTTCTTCAAGTAATGCCCGTGCTGCCCATAACATTGGGCGCCTTGGGAGCTTAATTCGGGTATTTTCACCTAAAtggtctttttttaaaaaatctcttTGATGGAGCTTTTAATGGAGTTAAGCTTTGATGTTAAATGCTAAAATAGAAGTTATCTGATCTGACGTGACCATTGTCCACAGGAAAATGACGAGTTCTTTGAGTTGATATCTTCGAAGTTTCTGGCAGAATCGACGTACTCAACTGCCGTTCAAGCTGCCACTTGTAGACTTCTCTTATGCTGTTCACTGACTTGGATtgtaagatttatttttcatgcgtagtctttttttttttccaatgtaTGTTACGCAAGATGTGATAGAGTGTAAATGCGCAGTATCCTCATGTTTTTGACGAACCTGTACTGGACTGCATCAAAGAGTGGGTGCTGGATGATAATGGTAGACTATCTGCTGAAGAGCAAAATCTGAAGCATAACTCAGGGAGAAGGGATGCCTCAGATTCTGAAATGTTGAAAACCTATTCAACAGGAGTTCTTGCTGTGTGTTTGGTTAGGTATGTTACTGAATCACTAGGCAATTTCTTAGAGTTTAATCACAAAAATCTGGCTTATTTTACTGtgatgtattattattattattattattattattattattattattattattattgcatgTAGTTCAAGTGGATGATGCTCCTTATCTTGCTTATCCATGTATGTTTAGTTCTAATTTTCTCAATTTTGCTTATTAATAATGAATGGTCTCAGCGGAGGTCAAGTTGTGGAGGATGTATTGACATCTGGATTGTCAGCTAAGCTCATGCGTTATCTCCGTCTGCGTGTGCTTGGTGAGACAAGTAGCAGCCAGAAAGAAATTACTCATGCAACAGATAGTAGGCATGCATCAGGGAATAGTTCAGTCAGAGTTAGAGATGATGGTCGTGGAAGATTTCGCCAGCTCTTGGAACCTTGTCATTTAGATGATTCACGGATGGTTGATGATAGATCTTTAGATGATGTATCTCTTGAAAGGGGTCTTGATAAAAGCATTAGTGGACAAGAAGATTCCTGGGTTGATGGCGAGCCCCCTGACTTGCTTGGCAAAAATGCTGATATCCGTGAGGCAGATGCTGATGATGAGGATAGATGGCACTGTACAGATATAAGTGATGGAAGGATGAAATATGGCGAGCATGATGACAATTTGAGAGATGATTCTTCGAGAAGGCGCACAAATCGTGGATGGGGAAGATCCAAAGGAAAAGGAAGGGTCAACGAAGGGACTGTAGAAAGTGAAGCCATTGTTTCATCACCTGGTTCTGGTAGTCGACTAGGGCAGGGACGTAGTGTCAGAGATAGGACCATGCAGAGGAATGTCGATGTTAGAAGGGTGCCTGATTCTAAAAAGAATGCTAGGACAACTTCAGATGCTTCTGTTTTGGAAAGAGGGGATAATGATGATTGCTTCAGAGACTGCCGTATTGGAAGTAGAGATATTTCTGATATTGTTCGGAAAGCAATCTGTGCTGCTGAAGCTGAAGCCAGATCTGCCAATGCACCTGATGAAGCTGTTAAAGCAGCTGGTGATGCGGCTGCTGACCTTGTTAAAACCACAGCTTCGGAGGTATGATAATATTTGGATTCAAATGCTAAAACTGTAGTAGTTTATACTTTGCATtcaaatgttaaaattgttgctTCTAATATTTTTTCAGGAGTTTAAATCCACTAATGATGAGGATGCTGCTGTTTTGGCTGCTTCAAGGGCTGCATCCACTGTTGTTGATGCTGCATCTGCAGTTGAGGTTTCAAGGTATCCTACGCATATTTCATTGTTTTATGTGCATGATCTCGGTGCTTACATGACAACTGCAAGGATAGTAGGATAATACTTTTAGTCATGGTAATTGCCTAATTGGTTATAATGTTCTTCTCTGGTTGGTCGCAGGAGCTCCATTAGTATCAATACTGAAACAGAGAATGTGAGTGGCGCAGAACCGGAAATTGTTGAGGATGTTGAAGAGTACTTCATCCCAGATATCCAATCCCTTGCACAATTGAGGGAAAAGTATTGCATTCAGTGCCTTGAGTTACTTGGAGAATATGTAGAAGTTCTTGGCCCCGTGTTACATGAAAAGGGAGTAGATGTATGTCTTGCTCTTCTGCAGCAAAATTCCAAACATCGGGAGGCATCCAAGGTTGCTTTACTGTTGCCTGATGTCATGAAGCTGATATGTGCTTTGGCTGCTCATAGGAAATTTGCTGCACTATTTGTGGACCGTGGGGGAATGCAAAAGCTGCTAGCTGTCCCTAGAATGGCTCAAACTTACTTCGGCCTATCGTCTTGTCTATTTACCATTGGTTCCCTTCAGGTACTTACTTGTTTAATAGTCATACCTGATGAGTTATAAGCCCAATAACACTATATCAAATCTTGTAATTTCAGGGAATAATGGAAAGGGTTTGTGCTCTTCCGTCAGACGTCGTTTTTCATGTTGTTGAGTTGGCTCTCCAACTCCTGGAGTGCAACCAAGATCAAGCGCGCAAAAATGCGGCATTGTTTTTTGCCGCTGCATTTGTCTTCAGAGCAGTTCTTGATGCTTTTGATTCTCAAGATGGATTACAGAAATTACTTGGTCTTCTAAATGATGCTGCGTCGGTAAGGTCTGGAGTAAATTCTGGAGCCTTGGGCTTATCAAGTGCAGGATCTCTTCGGAATGATCGATCATCTGCAGAAGTGCTGACATCATCTGAGAAGCAGATTGCCTACCACACTTGTGTTGCTTTGCGACAATATTTCAGGGCACATCTCCTTTTATTAGTTGATTCAATTCGCCCAAACAAAAGTAACCGTAGTGCTGCTAGGAACATCCCAAGTGTAAGGGCCGCGTACAAGCCACTTGATATCAGTAATGAGGCCATAGATGCAGTATTCCTACAATTACAAAAAGATCGGAAGCTTGGTCCTGCATTTGTAAGAACTCGCTGGCCAGCTGTGGAGAAATTCTTGGCTTATAGTGGCCATATTACTATGTTGGAATTGTGTCAGGTATGATACCTTCAGTTTGTGCATCAATGGATATTGTAATTATTGTAGTTTATCTATTTATTGTTCATTTGGTTGTTTGTAGGCCCCACCTGTGGAACGATATCTGCATGATTTGCTCCAGTATGCATTGGGTGTTCTGCATATTGTGACTTTGGTACCTAGCAGTCGTAAGATGATTGTAAATGCAACACTAAGCAATAATCGTGTTGGTATAGCAGTGATTTTGGATGCTGCAAATATTGTTAGTAGTCATGTGGATCCGGAGGTAAGTGTCTTACGGTAGCAACTTTAGTGTTTAGTACCCTAATTTTTTGTATAGGAAGTTGTTAGACATTTTTTTGTGCCTGTTCCTCTAGTATATGATATCTCATTTTCCTCAGCATATGCTTCTGCATTTCAGATCATCCAGCCAGCATTAAATGTTTTGGTCAACCTTGTTTGCCCTCCACCTTCAATCAGCAATAAACCTGCTTTGGCTTCACAAAGTCAACAGTCTGCTTCTGCCCAGACCTCAAATGCTCCACCCTTGGAGAGTAGAGACAGGACTGCTGAACGTAATAACCCGGATAGAGTGGCTGCTGTTACCAATCAGACTGATCCTAGAGAAAGGAATGGGGAATCCAGTGCTGTAGATCGAACAACAACAATATCTAGTTCACAAACACTGAATAACACTCCACAAACTCCTGGTTCTGCAACAACCTCAGGATTAGTTGGCGACCGGAGAATCACTCTGGGTGCTGGAGCAGGTTGTGCTGGCCTAGCTGCACAACTAGAACAAGGATATCGTCAAGCAAGAGAAGCTGTTCGTTCTAATAATGGTATAAAGGTTCTTTTGCATCTCCTCCAACCTCGCATATATTCACCACCTGCTGCTCTAGATTGCCTTCGTGCTCTAGCATGTCGAGTCCTACTTGGATTAGCTAGAGATGATACAATTGCACACATATTGACGAAGCTTCAGGTGAGAAACAATCACTGATTTTATTGCCCTTGATAATTCCGCTTAACTTCTACTTGCGAATCTGTTAAATTCTATTCTTATGATGCTTTTAGAAATTTGAAACAAAATATTGTggaaattcaaaatccaaatttggTGGCTGTGTCCTAGGTTGGGAAAAAGCTTTCAGAGCTAATTCGCGATTCAGGCAGCCAGACAACTGGAACAGAGCAGGGCAGGTGGCAAGCTGAACTTTCCCAGGCTGCAATTGAGTTGATCGGGGTGAGCGTCTCCACTTTTTTGTTCAGGAGCTAAGTTGTGTTTGCTTCAATATTTTTCTTGTGCAATTGTTTTCATAaaaaagttttctctctttttttcttttttcagtttGTCTTTTTGCTGCAACTAATCCGATTATTTACCCCTTTTTTTACTTTTTTGGTATTGGGTTTTGATTGTTGTCAAGGAGAGTGTGTGTGAATTTGCTTTTCTATTTGTGGTCTTGAAAGATATTTGAACCATGCTGCTAGCTAGTCAGCTAGTCTCAGTTTTGAAATTTTAAACTCTTACTGCAAACTTGCCATAAATTAAGAAAGCTTATTGTGTCAAAGTCTTTATCACACATTTTAGGCGAAAAAAACTCAGTAGGTTATAGACATTCTAGGTTTTATGGGCATTAGAATTCAGAACTCATGCTTAACAAAGATATATCCATATATATATCTTCACTTCTAAGAGGCTGGAACTGAAATACTGACATTTATATTGAAATTTATTTGTAGATTGTGACTAATTCAGGGCGTGCAAGTACATTAGCTGCTACTGATGCAGCTACTCCTACCTTGAGGCGCATAGAAAGAGCAGCTATAGCTGCTGCTACTCCTATTACATACCATTcaaggtattttttttttttcagttgatCATTCAGAATTTNNNNNNNNNNNNNNNNNNNNNNNNNNNNNNNNNNNNNNNNNNNNNNNNNNNNNNNNNNNNNNNNNNNNNNNNNNNNNNNNNNNNNNNNNNNNNNNNNNNNNNNNNNNNNNNNNNNNNNNNNNNNNNNNNNNNNNNNNNNNNNNNNNNNNNNNNNNNNNNNNNNNNNNNNNNNNNNNNNNNNNNNNNNNNNNNNNNNNNNNNNNNNNNNNNNNNNNNNNNNNNNNNNCTCTCCTCCTGCGTGTCCCTTTGTGACCCTTCTGATGTCACTGATATGTTTTTCTTATGCAGGGAACTTTTGCTCCTAATTCATGAACACCTGCAGGCATCTGGATTGTCACAAGCTGCTTCTACGTTGCTTAAAGAGGCTCAATTGACTCCCTTACCATCATTGGCTGCTCCATCTTCTCTTGCACAACAGCCAACAACACCAGAAGTTTCCTCAACATCAATTCAGTGGCCATCTGGCCGGGCCCCTTCTGGATTTCTCAGTAATAAATTAAAAGCTAATGGAAGGGATGAGGATGTCAGCTTGAAAATTGATTCTTTCTCTGCAAAGAAAAAATCATTGACCTTTTCATCATCTTTTGGTTCACATTCAAAACGTCACCTTGCTGATTCACAGCAGCCCCCATCCAGAAAATGGTTAAGTGCTGGGAAGGAATCTTCAGATACTAGTATTCTAGAGATGGCATCTGAATCCTCAGGGAAACATAACATTGATACTGGATCTCACTGTAAGACTCCAGTGAACATGCCAACAAAGCGCAAGCTTTCTGATTTAAAGGATATAGGAATGTTCTCATCATCTGCCAAGCGGTTAAATGTTGGGGACCAAGGACTTCGCTCTCCTATTTTTTCAAGTTCAATACGGAAAACTACTCAGCATGCTGATTTTGCCGGGCTTTCTACACCAATTTCTAACCTAAGAAGTACAGCTGACAATGGGGATGAGAACCAATACAGTATTTCAAATCCAAGTCAGATGATGCCATCCTCCCAAGTGTTAAATGATCTTCAGCCCAACAACCCAGAACGAGTTACCCTTGATTCTCTAGTGGTTCAATATTTAAAGCATCAGCATCGCCAATGCCCAGCTCCTATTACCACTCTTCCTCCACTCTCTCTTCTTCATCCTCATGTTTGTCCTGAGCCAAAGCGAAGCTTAGACGCGCCTTCTAATGTGACTGCTCGGCTTGGTACACGTGAATTTAAACTTGCATATGGAGGAGTGCATGGGAATCGCAAGGATAGGCAATTTGTTTACAGCAGGTTTAGGCCATGGCGCACTTGTAGGGATGATGCTGGTGCCTTGTTAACATGCATTACCTTCCTTGAGGACTCTTCTCATATTGCTGTTGGGAGCCACAATGGGGAGCTAAAATTGTTCGACTCTAACAACAACAACGTGGTGGAGAGCTACACCGGTCACCAGTCTCCTTTGACGCTTGTTCAGTCTTTTGTTTCTGGTGAGACGCAGCTGTTGCTTTCATCAAGCTCCCAAGATGTTAGGCTGTGGGATGCAGCATCAATTTTGACTGGTCCTACCCATTCATTTGATGGATGCAAGGCTGCCAGGTTTAGCAATTCTGGGAATGTCTTTGCAGCCTTGTCAACTGAATCTACGCGGCGGGAAATCCTCCTGTATGATATCCAAACTTGTCAGCTAGAATCGAAGTTGACAGATACATTTGCAACTTCTACTGGGCGTGGTCATGTGTATTCTTTAATCCACTTTAGCCCCTCTGACTCAATGCTGCTTTGGAATGGTGTCCTGTGGGACCGGCGGGTTTCTGGCCCTGTTCATCGTTTTGATCAGTTCACAGACTATGGAGGTGGAGGCTTTCATCCTGCTGGTAATGAGGTATGCAATCTTTTATCCGTCTTAAGCTAAAGTCCTAATTTTGTTGGAAGATTATCTGAAGATGACTAAAAGTGGTAAGATAGTTATATAGAAGGTATACGTAATCTCTATGGGAGGGATGAATTGATAAAGGATTAACTCAACTTCTAATGTGCATCCATAATGTATAGATTGTGGGGGCGGTTTATCAAATTCTGCCCAGTTATTTAGATGGTTGAGCTCAACACCAAGAAATGATTCTGtagtttgttattattattatttgttaaatttacttatattttattatttcttcaagTGTGTTTATGACCTTTCATTTATTGGGGAAAAAATGTTTAACCAGGTAATTATAAACTCAGAAGTCTGGGATCTGCGCAAGTTCAGGCTACTACGTAGTGTTCCTTCATTAGATCAAACATCAATAACATTCAATGCACGTGGTGATGTAATGTATGCAATCTTGAGGAGAAATCTTGAAGATGTGATGTCAGCAGTCCACACACGTCGTGTCAAGCATCCTCTTTTTGCTGCATTCCGAACAGTTGATGCAATTAATTATTCTGACATAGCTACTATACCTGTGGATCGCTGTGTCCTTGATTTTGCAACTGAGTCAACAGATTCATTTGTTGGGTTGATTACTATGGATGATCAAGATGAGATGTATGCATCGGCTAGAGTCTATGAAATTGGTCGCCGGAGACCAACTGATGATGATTCTGATCCCGATGATGCAGAAAGTGAGGAGGAAGATGAGGATGACgacgatgatgatggtgatgtaGATCCACTGTTAGGCCCTGGTTTCCGTGGTGAGAGCGATAGTGATCCTGATGACATGAgcaatgatgaagatgatgatagtATAAGTGAacttgatgatgatgaagatggtGACTTTATGTTGGATGATGTCGAGTTTGACGGAGGACCTGGGATATTGGAGATTTTGACGGAGGGGGAAGAGGAGGATGATGAAGACAGTGAAGTACTCGAATCCTTAAGTAGCGATGAAGAGGATTATGTGGGTAATGGCTTTGGTTATTAACTGTTAATCAAAGAGGCTgtaattattatttctttcttttcattataTTCATTTTTGGCCGAAAggtttttctttttataatttttgccTCAATTTTTCTGAGATCTCTTTCAAATGATGTCTCCTTCGAATTGATCACTATAGTTATTATTATAACAGAAAGGTCAAGAAGCGTAATTGTACATGTTTCAAAACAACATTTTTCCCCCTTAAGAACAACGTGGCTTCTTTTTTTTAGTCCTAATGTTTGAAACAGACATGTCCTTCCCGGAAGGATGTAATATTGAGAGGGAGAAAAATAAAGTAGTACTTCATAATACTAAATTAAGAGAGTTAAGTTTTAATGTAGTCTTTGAAGTTGCACTCGAGTTTTATAGTCTGAACTTAAAAATTATTCATATTCATCTCTGAAGTTGTACTTCGGGATTTAAACTTGTCCTTCCGGCAATTTCTGGCCATCTGGCGCTACCGAAAAGCTGAGCTGGCAGGCTTCGTGACACGTGAGCATTATAGAAACGATGCCGTTTTTGCTGTGGCGCCAAAATGACATGAAACGATGTCGTTTCATGCCGAAAATCTCCCCCCCTCAACGTTACACTAACATATTGTCTCCCTCCTCGCAAGACACAAAACAAACACAACACAAAGTGAGGTTTCTTCTTCTCCGATACAGTCACCAATGGCGCATGTGCGATTGCATTAACCGCACCGATTTCAGTCGAAAATTTAGGTTCTGGAGCATTGCTGTTGTCATCTTCTTCATACACAGAGTTGGGAAGGCTAGTTTCTCTGAAACAGGTaagccaaaaatgaaaaaaatatgtgGTTTCTCTGTTTTTTGATATTGTTATTTTAATATTCACAAAAGTTCAGGTCTTTTTTTTATTGTAAGTTATGGGTATGAACACTTCTGTTTTGTGCTCTGTGCTAGAGTTTGATTAGAACTGGGTTTCTTAGTGGTTTGGCCAACAAAATTATAGACTGGGAatgtttcttgtgttttgatgATATGGAAATTTGTTCTTTATGTGTTAGGGGTTTACTGCAGTTAGTTATGGAGTTTCCAAATTGTTAATGTGTTTCAGGACAATGACTCTgatcaatgaattttttttttttaaattgcagaTGGGTGATCCATTGATTACTATCATATTTCACCATGGAGGGTTGTTTATCACAGAGACTGATGGAAGTATGTTTTACAACGGTGGAGAGATTATCCGAGACTATCACAAGAAAATTGGGTATGACAAGGTTAGCCAAACTTGGTGGCTGGTGCCTAATAGGTCTTTGCAAACTGGTTTAAGAGCAATAACAGATGATAAGGAGCTCATGGAGATGTGTTACCTGGCTCAGGAGAACAAGGGAGTTATTCATGTGTACTATGAACATGGAGTATCTGAACCTGTGTATATTGAGGAAGTAGAACCAGTGGCATCTAAAAGCAAGGAGCTGATGCTGATACCAACCATTTTTTCCACCCCAAAATCCACCACCAATGCCACAACCGAACCAATTCCACAACCGAACCAATTCCCACCACAACATCATGCACTCCAACTTCTGAACCAAAAAAGCCTACCGATACAACAAAACCAAAGGAGCCACCTTCTTCAGTTTCTGCTGGTAATCGAAACATACCAGAAAAAATTCCCCCCAACCCACTGCAAGTCTTGGATCTAAGCTCAATCCACCACCAAAAACAATGGCCCAACCTAGTAAAACCAAacccaaaatttcacaaaaaaaatgGCCCAACTCACTGCAATTTCTAAACCTTGGTCCAAAGGGAAAGAAACCAAGAAGGCTATACCAAAGAGAGGCTGTAAGAATGTAAAAATAGCAGCAGCATATGGAAGGAGGCCACTGACAAGAGCTGGTACTACTGGAAATATTGCAAGAACAATTTGTAAGGAAAAACAGCCAAAAACAGCCTTTGTTGCTTTGTCTAGCTCAGATGAATCCTCAGACAGCCATGACAGTGATGATAGTGCAGAGGATGAACCATATAGGCCTGGTGGTGATGAGGTGTCCAGTGAAGAAGACTTGCCTCTGGATAGATCAGCAACAAAGACTAATGTGAAACTGAGAACTAGGACAGAAAACTTACATAACTAAAGAAGGCTATTATGGTTGAAGATGATGGTCCTGTTTGTGCAGGCTCAGATTCTGAGGATGATGAAATAATTTTTGGACCGATTTCTAAGTTTGGATCATCAGTTGCTCCTTATCATGATGTGCAGGATGAAGCTTATAATGATTCTGATGGTGGAGAACTGGAGACTCATGGCACTCGGAAGAAATGAAGACTTCTTCGAACTCTGAGGATGAGTTGGAGGAAGTTGATTCAGATGACGTCTTCCTTGCATTCAAAGAAGGAG
The DNA window shown above is from Arachis ipaensis cultivar K30076 chromosome B08, Araip1.1, whole genome shotgun sequence and carries:
- the LOC107612709 gene encoding DDB1- and CUL4-associated factor homolog 1 isoform X6, whose translation is MQQIVGMHQGIVQSELEMMVVEDFDVRRVPDSKKNARTTSDASVLERGDNDDCFRDCRIGSRDISDIVRKAICAAEAEARSANAPDEAVKAAGDAAADLVKTTASEEFKSTNDEDAAVLAASRAASTVVDAASAVEVSRSSISINTETENVSGAEPEIVEDVEEYFIPDIQSLAQLREKYCIQCLELLGEYVEVLGPVLHEKGVDVCLALLQQNSKHREASKVALLLPDVMKLICALAAHRKFAALFVDRGGMQKLLAVPRMAQTYFGLSSCLFTIGSLQGIMERVCALPSDVVFHVVELALQLLECNQDQARKNAALFFAAAFVFRAVLDAFDSQDGLQKLLGLLNDAASVRSGVNSGALGLSSAGSLRNDRSSAEVLTSSEKQIAYHTCVALRQYFRAHLLLLVDSIRPNKSNRSAARNIPSVRAAYKPLDISNEAIDAVFLQLQKDRKLGPAFVRTRWPAVEKFLAYSGHITMLELCQAPPVERYLHDLLQYALGVLHIVTLVPSSRKMIVNATLSNNRVGIAVILDAANIVSSHVDPEIIQPALNVLVNLVCPPPSISNKPALASQSQQSASAQTSNAPPLESRDRTAERNNPDRVAAVTNQTDPRERNGESSAVDRTTTISSSQTLNNTPQTPGSATTSGLVGDRRITLGAGAGCAGLAAQLEQGYRQAREAVRSNNGIKVLLHLLQPRIYSPPAALDCLRALACRVLLGLARDDTIAHILTKLQVGKKLSELIRDSGSQTTGTEQGRWQAELSQAAIELIGIVTNSGRASTLAATDAATPTLRRIERAAIAAATPITYHSRELLLLIHEHLQASGLSQAASTLLKEAQLTPLPSLAAPSSLAQQPTTPEVSSTSIQWPSGRAPSGFLSNKLKANGRDEDVSLKIDSFSAKKKSLTFSSSFGSHSKRHLADSQQPPSRKWLSAGKESSDTSILEMASESSGKHNIDTGSHCKTPVNMPTKRKLSDLKDIGMFSSSAKRLNVGDQGLRSPIFSSSIRKTTQHADFAGLSTPISNLRSTADNGDENQYSISNPSQMMPSSQVLNDLQPNNPERVTLDSLVVQYLKHQHRQCPAPITTLPPLSLLHPHVCPEPKRSLDAPSNVTARLGTREFKLAYGGVHGNRKDRQFVYSRFRPWRTCRDDAGALLTCITFLEDSSHIAVGSHNGELKLFDSNNNNVVESYTGHQSPLTLVQSFVSGETQLLLSSSSQDVRLWDAASILTGPTHSFDGCKAARFSNSGNVFAALSTESTRREILLYDIQTCQLESKLTDTFATSTGRGHVYSLIHFSPSDSMLLWNGVLWDRRVSGPVHRFDQFTDYGGGGFHPAGNEVIINSEVWDLRKFRLLRSVPSLDQTSITFNARGDVMYAILRRNLEDVMSAVHTRRVKHPLFAAFRTVDAINYSDIATIPVDRCVLDFATESTDSFVGLITMDDQDEMYASARVYEIGRRRPTDDDSDPDDAESEEEDEDDDDDDGDVDPLLGPGFRGESDSDPDDMSNDEDDDSISELDDDEDGDFMLDDVEFDGGPGILEILTEGEEEDDEDSEVLESLSSDEEDYVGNGFGY
- the LOC107612709 gene encoding DDB1- and CUL4-associated factor homolog 1 isoform X5; this translates as MRYLRLRVLGETSSSQKEITHATDSRHASGNSSVRVRDDGRGRFRQLLEPCHLDDSRMVDDRSLDDVSLERGLDKSISGQEDSWVDGEPPDLLGKNADIREADADDEDRWHCTDISDGRMKYGEHDDNLRDDSSRRRTNRGWGRSKGKGRVNEGTVESEAIVSSPGSGSRLGQGRSVRDRTMQRNVDVRRVPDSKKNARTTSDASVLERGDNDDCFRDCRIGSRDISDIVRKAICAAEAEARSANAPDEAVKAAGDAAADLVKTTASEEFKSTNDEDAAVLAASRAASTVVDAASAVEVSRSSISINTETENVSGAEPEIVEDVEEYFIPDIQSLAQLREKYCIQCLELLGEYVEVLGPVLHEKGVDVCLALLQQNSKHREASKVALLLPDVMKLICALAAHRKFAALFVDRGGMQKLLAVPRMAQTYFGLSSCLFTIGSLQGIMERVCALPSDVVFHVVELALQLLECNQDQARKNAALFFAAAFVFRAVLDAFDSQDGLQKLLGLLNDAASVRSGVNSGALGLSSAGSLRNDRSSAEVLTSSEKQIAYHTCVALRQYFRAHLLLLVDSIRPNKSNRSAARNIPSVRAAYKPLDISNEAIDAVFLQLQKDRKLGPAFVRTRWPAVEKFLAYSGHITMLELCQAPPVERYLHDLLQYALGVLHIVTLVPSSRKMIVNATLSNNRVGIAVILDAANIVSSHVDPEIIQPALNVLVNLVCPPPSISNKPALASQSQQSASAQTSNAPPLESRDRTAERNNPDRVAAVTNQTDPRERNGESSAVDRTTTISSSQTLNNTPQTPGSATTSGLVGDRRITLGAGAGCAGLAAQLEQGYRQAREAVRSNNGIKVLLHLLQPRIYSPPAALDCLRALACRVLLGLARDDTIAHILTKLQVGKKLSELIRDSGSQTTGTEQGRWQAELSQAAIELIGIVTNSGRASTLAATDAATPTLRRIERAAIAAATPITYHSRELLLLIHEHLQASGLSQAASTLLKEAQLTPLPSLAAPSSLAQQPTTPEVSSTSIQWPSGRAPSGFLSNKLKANGRDEDVSLKIDSFSAKKKSLTFSSSFGSHSKRHLADSQQPPSRKWLSAGKESSDTSILEMASESSGKHNIDTGSHCKTPVNMPTKRKLSDLKDIGMFSSSAKRLNVGDQGLRSPIFSSSIRKTTQHADFAGLSTPISNLRSTADNGDENQYSISNPSQMMPSSQVLNDLQPNNPERVTLDSLVVQYLKHQHRQCPAPITTLPPLSLLHPHVCPEPKRSLDAPSNVTARLGTREFKLAYGGVHGNRKDRQFVYSRFRPWRTCRDDAGALLTCITFLEDSSHIAVGSHNGELKLFDSNNNNVVESYTGHQSPLTLVQSFVSGETQLLLSSSSQDVRLWDAASILTGPTHSFDGCKAARFSNSGNVFAALSTESTRREILLYDIQTCQLESKLTDTFATSTGRGHVYSLIHFSPSDSMLLWNGVLWDRRVSGPVHRFDQFTDYGGGGFHPAGNEVIINSEVWDLRKFRLLRSVPSLDQTSITFNARGDVMYAILRRNLEDVMSAVHTRRVKHPLFAAFRTVDAINYSDIATIPVDRCVLDFATESTDSFVGLITMDDQDEMYASARVYEIGRRRPTDDDSDPDDAESEEEDEDDDDDDGDVDPLLGPGFRGESDSDPDDMSNDEDDDSISELDDDEDGDFMLDDVEFDGGPGILEILTEGEEEDDEDSEVLESLSSDEEDYVGNGFGY